From Chryseobacterium shandongense, the proteins below share one genomic window:
- a CDS encoding cbb3-type cytochrome c oxidase N-terminal domain-containing protein: MKTRTPISVYIIVTLGLTIMAFEMFAHDSGYFSSPFFWGLMLIAIILLLIMNSIGDLIENQNFSRLSDEEKALYIKEKSTPYFQKLWNSAFKKQSATEEKDILIDHGFDGITELDNALPKWWIGLFWFGCIFCAVYLTAFSFTEYAHPDAELNHETKTMLASIAEYEKTAPQINLESAKYSADNIADGKDLFKTNCVTCHGEGGKGGIGPNLTDKHWINVKEKSLFKNVFWMLENGSPNNPTMRPLIKEGTITGRDAEKIAAYIYHINQETAPITPAQGGAAPQGQEVIWENGNN, translated from the coding sequence ATGAAAACAAGAACCCCAATTTCAGTATACATCATTGTTACCTTAGGTTTAACAATTATGGCGTTCGAAATGTTCGCGCACGATTCAGGATATTTTTCTTCTCCTTTTTTCTGGGGATTGATGCTGATTGCCATTATCCTGCTTCTTATTATGAATTCCATTGGAGACCTCATCGAAAATCAGAATTTCAGCAGGCTTTCGGATGAAGAAAAAGCTTTATATATTAAAGAAAAAAGTACACCTTATTTTCAGAAGCTCTGGAATTCGGCTTTTAAAAAACAATCTGCAACAGAGGAAAAAGACATTCTTATTGATCACGGATTTGATGGGATCACAGAACTGGATAATGCACTTCCGAAATGGTGGATCGGCCTTTTCTGGTTCGGATGTATTTTCTGTGCCGTGTATCTTACTGCGTTTTCGTTTACCGAATATGCCCATCCCGACGCAGAATTAAATCATGAAACCAAAACCATGCTTGCTTCCATTGCTGAATATGAAAAGACCGCTCCACAAATTAACCTTGAATCCGCAAAATACAGTGCAGACAATATTGCCGATGGTAAAGATCTCTTTAAAACCAACTGCGTAACCTGTCACGGAGAAGGAGGAAAAGGAGGTATCGGCCCGAATCTTACCGACAAACACTGGATCAATGTAAAAGAAAAAAGCTTATTTAAAAATGTATTCTGGATGCTTGAAAACGGATCACCGAACAATCCTACGATGCGGCCTTTAATCAAAGAAGGAACCATTACCGGAAGAGACGCCGAGAAGATTGCAGCCTACATCTATCATATCAATCAGGAAACAGCTCCTATTACTCCTGCTCAGGGCGGTGCAGCTCCGCAGGGACAGGAAGTAATATGGGAAAACGGAAACAATTAA